The sequence GCCAGAGCGGACAACGATTAATATAGATTGAGCCGGAACTAGGCGAGCGCTACTCTCGGCAAGGCCCGCCTCTGTGATGTTGACCTGGGCTTTTTCAATGTTCCAGCACTTCATGTCCTTAGGGGTTGCCCAAGGAATGTCGCCGCCGTAGTAGTCGGGATTGTTTCGAGCAGGCGTGCCGCCCCCGACAATACTTACCAAATCTGCCAGACGGGCAATCCTAAATTGGTTCATCCGAGCATCGCCTTCAGGTCGGCCAGGCCCTGCTGAATTTCGGACTCCAACCGCTCCAGGTCGGCCAGGATCTCCAGCGGTGCCCGGTGCGCGACTTCCTCGTGCACGACCTCCTTATAGCGGTTCAAGCTCAGGTCGTACCCCTGCTCAACGATGTCTGCCTTCGGCACGCAGAAGCTCTGCTCGGTGCGCGCTCGCTGCAACTCGTCGCCGTCCCGGCGGAACCACCTGGCCAGCGCGTCCGGCAGGTTGTTCTTTGCGTGCTCGTCGTCTGCCAGCGCGGCGTCCGGCACCGGGCCGAGCTTCTCGGCTGGCAGCAGCGGTGTCCGCTTGTCGTCCAGGCTCCAGCCGTCGGCCGTCACGTCGTAGAACCAGACGTTGTCCGTGCCGCCGCTGTCGGTCTTGGTGAAGAGAAGGATCGCCGTCGACACCCCCGAGTACGGCTTGAAGGCACCGCTGGGCAGCTTGACCACGCCGTCGAGCTTCTGTTCCTCGACCAGGATCCGGCGCAGCTCCTTGTGCGCCTTAGTGGAACCGAAGAGCACGCCGTCCGGCACGATGACCGCTGCCCGCCCACCGGGTTTGAGCAGCCGAAGGAAGAGCGCGAGGAACAGCAGCTCGGTCTTCTTGGTCTTGGCGATCCGCTGGAGGTCCTTGGATGTGCTTTCGTAGTCGAGGCTGCCGGCGAACGGCGGGTTGGCCAGGATCAGCGAGTACTTCTCCGACTCCCCGCTGACGTTCTCGGCGAGCGAGTCGCGGTAGCGAATGTCTGGGTTCTCCACCCCGTGCAGCAGCATGTTCATGCTGCCGATGCGCAGCATCGTCCCGTCGAAGTCGAAGCCGTGGAACATGCTCTCGTGGAAGTGCTTGCGCTGCGCCGCGTCGAAGAGCGCATCCGGGTGGCGGTCGCGGATGTACTCGCCAGCCGCGACGAGGAAGCCGGCGGTGCCGCAGGCTGGGTCGCAGATCTCGTCGGTCGGCGTCGGCTGGGTCATCTCGACCATGAGCTGGATGATGTGTCGCGAGGTGCGGAACTGGCCGTTGTGTCCGGCCGTGGCGATCTTGCCGAGCATGTACTCGTAGAGGTCGCCCTTGGTGTCCCGTTGGTCCATGTCGATGCCGTCGAGCATGTCGACGACGCGGGACAGCAGGCCCGGGTTGGGGATGGTGAACCGGGCGTCCTTCATGTGGTCCGAGTAGGTCGACCCGTCGCCGCCCAGCGTCCGCAGGAACGGAAAGACGCGCTGCCCGACGATCTCGAACATCGCGGCCGGGGCCGCGTCCTTGAAGCGCGACCAGCGCAGGTCGTCGTACTTGCGCCACTGGTCGTCGCAGCCCTCCGGGAAGATCCGGCGCTGCATCGGCTTGCCCGTGCGGCTGGCCTTGCGCTCTTCGAGGGTGTGCAGGTCGTCCAAGCGCTTGATGAAGAGCAGGTAGGTGATCTGCTCGATCACCTCCAGCGGGTTGGAGATGCCCCCCGACCAGAAGGCGTCCCAGACGCGGTCGATCTTGTTCTTCAGCTCACCGGTGATCACGTAGCTTCGGTCTCCACCCCGTCGGCCCTGTCGAGTTGACCTTCGTAGGTTAGTCCTGTGCCCGCTGTCACCGACATGAGGCGTTGGTGTGAGTTGTCGACCGTTCGGCGGATGGGTATCGAAGCGGGATGATGGTCCTGTCGATGGCAGGGCTGCCCCAGGCTGGT comes from Micromonospora viridifaciens and encodes:
- a CDS encoding type I restriction-modification system subunit M translates to MITGELKNKIDRVWDAFWSGGISNPLEVIEQITYLLFIKRLDDLHTLEERKASRTGKPMQRRIFPEGCDDQWRKYDDLRWSRFKDAAPAAMFEIVGQRVFPFLRTLGGDGSTYSDHMKDARFTIPNPGLLSRVVDMLDGIDMDQRDTKGDLYEYMLGKIATAGHNGQFRTSRHIIQLMVEMTQPTPTDEICDPACGTAGFLVAAGEYIRDRHPDALFDAAQRKHFHESMFHGFDFDGTMLRIGSMNMLLHGVENPDIRYRDSLAENVSGESEKYSLILANPPFAGSLDYESTSKDLQRIAKTKKTELLFLALFLRLLKPGGRAAVIVPDGVLFGSTKAHKELRRILVEEQKLDGVVKLPSGAFKPYSGVSTAILLFTKTDSGGTDNVWFYDVTADGWSLDDKRTPLLPAEKLGPVPDAALADDEHAKNNLPDALARWFRRDGDELQRARTEQSFCVPKADIVEQGYDLSLNRYKEVVHEEVAHRAPLEILADLERLESEIQQGLADLKAMLG